CGGAAAAACAATTTCTACCCCGTACGCTAGCAGATTCGGATGTCTCTTACAACTGATTTTCTGAGGTTGAGCACACCCCTCGGCCGACACCTGGAAATACCCTCGGGGATGCAGGAAAGGCGAAAAACTGCCTGCGGCCCGTAACCATGCAGAATAGCTCTATTTCACAAACGTAATCTTCTTGATCTGAGAATGGTTCCCTGCTTTGACCTGCAGGTAATAGACCCCGGCCGCCAAATCGGAGCCGTCGACAATCGCAAAATGACTTCCTGCGCTCTGGGCACCTTCAAAGATTGTTCTAATTTCCTGACCGAGGCCGTTGAAAACCTTTATTGAGACGAATCCATGGCCCGGCAAAGAATAGGAAACAGTCGTTGAAGACCAGTTGGAGTTCTTTCCAAACGGATTTGGATAGTTTTGCGAAACATAGAAATCTTTGAGGAACCCGCTTGAAGACGATTCCTCACGAACAAACACAAGCGACCCGCTCTCGCCGCTCACCGGCACTGATATGTGGCTTTCGTCGGAGTCATCACTGTCTATCGAAATCGTCCCCGAATACGTTTCCTCCGGCGACTCGGGTTTGAATCTGACCGTAATCTGAGCGTAGGAGAATGCCGGAACTGAGCTCACGCTTCCAATAATCTTAAAGACGCCTGAATCGGACGAAATCGAGCTAATTGAAAGTGCAGAATTTCCGCTGTTCACGATAGTGATCTTAAGATCCAGGGAGTCATTTGGCAGTGTGCTTTCAAACTCCAGATTTGTTGGAGAAACACTGATCTCAGGAGCATAGGTCGTGGGGGAACTTGTGCTGATGCTCTTTATCCTGTCCGGGAATTCAGGGTGGTCGATGAAGGGATTCCGCTTTCCCTGGTACCCTTGAATTGCATTGTTTCTATTGGCCTCTTTCTGGCTGACAGGCTCATCCTTGTTCCACGTCCTCAAGATTGCCTCCTGCTGGTTCAAGAATGAGTAGGGATTGTTGTACCTGATGGAAAAGTAGAACATGGCACGGGCGACATCACCCTTATGGACATCCCGGGGCTCAAAGACAACTGAGCCATAACTATCTGTGCCGAGCTTGGAACCACCATTTTGCCAGGTCGGATTTACGACTTTTCCAAAAGGATAATTGGCGCGGACATTGTTGGGAATTGCATCCGTGGGGAAAAGGTGGTTCAAATCGCTCTTGGCTGTGCCTTCCGCGCCCAGGCTTTGAGGCCAGGTGTGCTCGGTGTTGAACCCCTGATTCTGAGCTTCGGTTCTGTTCACGGCATTTATCACCTGCCCGATGTAAACACATTCCACCGTTCCATTGACATTGTCAATTGTGTCAAACATCCTGTCCCTTGCAAGGTTGTAGCCAAGGTCCGTATGCCCGTTGACAAGATTGAATATTGCAGTTTTCAATTCTTCATCAATTAGCCCCTGAGTGCTGTCGTAGTACGGACTCGAGTAGTCTGCCTGGGCCTTCAATGTCAGCGGATAAGTCTGATCCCCACCAGTGTTTTCGACTAGAAGAACATCCTGATAATTCAGGTTCTGGTTTGTCTGGAAATACACCCAAACCTTCTGGCTATCGCCAGGGGCCACGACGAAACTCGTATCGCTCACCGAGAAAACACTTTCGTAGTTATTGATATCCGTGACTTTCAAGGTATCATCGTCATTGTAAATCCAGAATGACAGGCTGTCTCTCGCCCCGACAGTCCGGTCTCCAAAATCAAGCATGTCGTGAGACAGTGTCTGTGTCTCAGCTGACTGCGAGCAGGCCAGAATACAGACGGCCGCCAGGAGACCAAGTCCCCTCATTACTCCTCCCAATAGCTTCCTGATTATTCCCCGCATAACTCCCTCATAATTCTCCGCATAATAATTATCTCCCCCGGGACGGGATACTCAATCGTCCTTAGGTCACGGGGGAGTCAGATAATCGGCCTAGCCTTGAACTGTAATTATCGCATTTTCCGGAGGTTACGTCAAGGACTTGCTTCGCGCAACAACGGTTTTCGACCTGTATAACCTGTACGCAAGGAAGACGGAAAGGAGCCCCAGGCCAAAAATCAATGAGAAGAGGAACTGATACGAGGAAATCTCGAGAATGCTCCCGCCGAGGAGAGGGAGAAAGAGAGTGAGGGCAATCAGGGTATTGAGGAAGCCCAGGTAGAGCGGCCGGTGATCGTCCGGCGCTATCTCAAGCAGATAGTTCATGAACCCTACCCACAGTCCGCTGGCTGTTGCTCCGAGGAGGAAAAAGCTCATGGCAAAGACCTGCAGGGGAAGCTTGACTGCAAACGAAATCAAAACAAAGCAAGGGGCCAGGGCAGCGGAAACGGCAGAAAGGAGCATCACCAGGGGATTGCTGACCCGGTCAGAAAGATAGGCCCACAAAATATTGGAGACCAAATAACCTGCCATTTCATAGGAGACAAAGATACCTGCCGAGCCAGGAGGATAACGCAATACCTGCTCGGCAAAAATGATGTAGAAAGGATAACCAAGGAAGAAGCTGCTAATAGCGGTTCTTACCCAGAAGAGGGTCTTGTAATCTTTGTCAGACCGAAAAAACGAGTAGGCTTCTTTGACATTAGCTGCTAGTGTCCGTTTCGGCCTGGGGCTTTTCAGCTCCGGTTCCGTGATGAAGAAGAAGGAAAATAGACCCAGTCCCATGAAAAGAAATCCCACCAAAAAGATTATCCCGAAGTTGAGCGGATAGTCATATCCGGCCAGGAGACTGTTGACAGCGAAACCTGCCAGAATTCCGAAGGCTCCTCCAATGGTCATTCTCATGCCGAAAAAGCTTCCTCTCCTGTTAGGCGGCACAGTTCGTCCGACTATGTCCATGAAGGCAATCCCAGCCATGCCCCCGCTGAGAGCGTAAAGAGTCAACATCGACAGAAACAGGACGAGGCACAATGTCGGACTCCTCTGCGGCAGAATGAATGCGCTCAGTACGAGCAGGGAAAAGGCGACGATGCGAAAGTATGCGGCGTTCTTGTAGATACGCAGCTGCCGGCTATGGTGAAGCGTGAGGCCGGCAACAACTATCTGAGGCAGATACCAGCCGATGTTCTCGATGCTCCCGGCCAGCCCAATCAGAACCTTGGAATCCGTCAGGTGGCTTACAAAAAGGGGGACCACCGTGGAGGCGGAGAGGAATACGCCTGAGACGTTAAAGAAGATCCCATTCAACACGCCGAGAAGAAAGATCCTTCTGTATATGCTTTCCTCTACCTGGAATTGCGGCTCATTCATGGTGGAAACAATAATTGGTGGCCGCCCCGTCCAAAGTCAAGCCTGGCCTGGCTCGGAAAATAGGAGAACGGAGCAGAATTAGCTGGCAGGTTCCCTACCGATAGAAGAGAGCTTTAATGAGGCCCTCACGCCGAACTTACAATCACAAGAACTTTCGGACAAGCTCTTCTAATTTGCGTCTGTCTATTAACTCTATGGCATTTGAATTCGCCAATTCCACCGCTGACCGTGTGAATTCACTCGTCGTCACAACCATCCCTCGGTCTGCCCTATAATGTTTTATGGCCGCAACGGCTTCCTGTATCGCTTTGTTGGTTACTTTGTTCTGATGTCTCTTGGCTTGCACGACTGTTCTTTCCCCTTGCCTGGTCACAATCAGATCAGCCCCTTGGTCACCTGTGCTCTTTGTTTGTCGAACGCTGTACCCCATTCCTTCAAAAAGAGTCTTCAAGAACCTCTCAAATTCCACACCACTTGCAGAATCCAACGATTCTGTCTGTGAAGCTTGAAAGGCATTGTTCGCCAAATTCTTCTCAAAGCGCGAAAGCTCGACTTCCCATATAGTATTCTTGACGCATTCTGCTAGCTGGCCCTCTTCGAAACCTACGCCATTTTCCTTGAGCAGACGCTTGAATAGGTCCGTGTACTTCTCCTGACTATCTCCGCAGACCTCCAGCATAGACCTTACGTATTGCTCCAACCCTTTCGGTTTACTACTGAGTATCTTGGTCTTGAGGTTTTCATAGTCTTGCCTCAGTTCCTCTTCGTGAATTACTTGCGTTAATTCTTCGACATCAAGTTTTGTCCCTTTTCGTGAAAGCAAAACCAAGAGATTGACGAGATTCCCCTTGTCATACCCCCTTTGGATGAGATTCCCCTCGTCACATCCCATTTGTCTGTACTTTCTGACAAAGTTTTCTAGGATTCCATAGTCGCCGCTTGCAACCAGAGTGTCTATCTTTCTCCCAAGTTCCTTGGCCTTCTGTTCTCTCTCTTCCTTCATTTGTTGGCGCTTGTACCCCGCGTGGTTAACGAGAGCTACAAGCACAACAAAAAGCGAAAACAACAACAACCCCACGCCGAGGACTGCTAGACCGCCACTCTGCAAACCACCACCAGTATACAACAAAGAAATACTAATAATGCACCCAACCCAGCCAAGGAGAACTATTCTCGGGTAGGGAGACTTTCCAGTTGCCTTCTTCTTACTTTGTTTCCCCATTAGGTCGAACTCGTTGAGAAAATGCGAATTCTCCAAGTAGATAACACAAAGGGTAAGGACGACAACGCGTTCTCCTTAGCAAATGCGACATGTGCTAATTGTACGTGAACCCCCGGAGCGCTTTGGACGCTGGCCTGCATTCATCAACCGATTAGGTCAGATTTCTTCAAAGTTCAAAATTGTGCCGTGATTATAGAAAGTTGGATTTTTGGTGTCAAACGCCACGAAGACACCGACGGGTGGAGGGATGAGTTTCCGGCAAGCATTTTCTCGAGATTCTATAGTGGGGCAGGGATGTCGGAGCCCTGAGAAGGTGTTCCTTGACTCTGCCATCGCTACCGAAAAGAGGGTTCTTATCCGTTGCCCTAAATGTTTCTTAGCTCTTCTTTAGATGCAGTCCGTTGAATGACCTTTCGAACTGCCAAGATGATACCCTCGACAAACTTCAAATAATCGTTTGCCTCTTTTCCGCTAATGGAATCGCCGCCGCCGTAGAAGTCATAATTTCGCTTCGTCCGCATCGCATTGCCAATAGTTAAGACATCCTGGTTTTTCAGAATTTCGCTCATTTTCTCAAGGATTTTGATGTGATGACCCGGCGCGCTCCTTACCCTCACCTGCCCTACCTTGGCAATAAGAGCAATTCCAACTTTGACCAAGGCTTGGTAGCTGTAGGTGAAACGAACCTCTGGAAATTGATCCTTCTTGGCAATCTCAAGGTCATGAAACGCACTTTGAAGATACCGTTCAATTTGCTTTTGTTCGAACTTGAACTTCTGAAAATATTTCGTGCCGAAGTCGGTCATAAAATGGGTATTGATTTCCTCTTCCCGATGGATTTGAGAAGCGAATCGGTTTTGCGTTTTCTCTCGTATTCCTGGGGACTCATACTGATGACGTTGATCTCTCGGTCAACAGCTTTCTGGAGCTCAGCAATCTTCTTCTGGAGATCAATGGTGCTATGCGTACCGATGGCGAGTAAGTCAATATCGCTTGAAAGATTCATTCTGTCTTGGGCGTAGGAGCCAAAAAGAATTGCTTTTCTGAGTCCTTTGACCTCTTGGAGAGTCTTCCTCAGGATATGTTCAAATCCTACTGTTTTCAAAATAATCTTCTTGTACTCCTTAAGAAGTGGAAAGGAGGGGTTCAAGAAATAATAACGCTGATTCCCTTTCCACTCGCTTTTGAGGACCCCTTCGCCCTCGAGTTCCTTGAGTTTCTTAATAAGATTCCCCCGGTCAACATCAAGGCGCCGGCACATTTCGTTCACGTACATGGCATTCCCCTCGTGAAGAAAGAAATGCCCCAGAATCTTCTGCGTGACTTGAGACCGAAGGCTCAACATGTTGCCTAACCTCCCGTGTATAACATTACACCAAACAGTGTAAGTTTATACACTATTCCTGTCAAGCTTTGAAATCAGTTCATAATAATTGTGTCATAGTTTCTTGCACGACGCTATCCGTTGCGAGCCCAGTAGGGTGCAGACAATTATCATATGCCTCGAAGGGTTCTCTCTGCCACGTGTCTTTTGACCTCGTCTTCCGTCCAATCGGGATGGTCATGAATTATCTAGGCCAGCATCGCTCTACTGGCAAGACGCGCGATATAGAATGCCGTTTCTAGTCTCTTGGTCGGCATCATGGTCCTTAAGACCTCAATCATCTCTTGATTCGCAAAGTCGTGTGCACCCATCTGCACGAAGTCCTGTTGACCTCAGACTCGGGTGATGTGGACTTTCATCTTAGGGCAAGTATCTCCCAGAGGGCACGCACCACAAAGAGGAGCGTTTGCATGACACCATCTTTTGCCTATTTCCCATGCCCCCAAATCGAGCTCGCCAGGATACTCCGGACTGTGAAGACGCGCAGCAAACAGAGCGCGTTCTGCTCCGGTCGATAAGCCGGTTCGCAAGAACACTCGTTCGACATGAACATCAGGCTTTACATCAATTCTCCTGAAGTCGTCCACCTGAAATGCGATACCAAAGTAGCGATGCAAGAGGTTGATGGTCATGTTTGCTATCCCCGGACCGACACTTCGAATGGCAAGGAGCGTATCACGAATATCCAGCACAGTACGACCGATCCATACTGCATCAGCGTTGTTGCCG
The DNA window shown above is from Candidatus Eisenbacteria bacterium and carries:
- a CDS encoding MFS transporter; protein product: MNEPQFQVEESIYRRIFLLGVLNGIFFNVSGVFLSASTVVPLFVSHLTDSKVLIGLAGSIENIGWYLPQIVVAGLTLHHSRQLRIYKNAAYFRIVAFSLLVLSAFILPQRSPTLCLVLFLSMLTLYALSGGMAGIAFMDIVGRTVPPNRRGSFFGMRMTIGGAFGILAGFAVNSLLAGYDYPLNFGIIFLVGFLFMGLGLFSFFFITEPELKSPRPKRTLAANVKEAYSFFRSDKDYKTLFWVRTAISSFFLGYPFYIIFAEQVLRYPPGSAGIFVSYEMAGYLVSNILWAYLSDRVSNPLVMLLSAVSAALAPCFVLISFAVKLPLQVFAMSFFLLGATASGLWVGFMNYLLEIAPDDHRPLYLGFLNTLIALTLFLPLLGGSILEISSYQFLFSLIFGLGLLSVFLAYRLYRSKTVVARSKSLT
- a CDS encoding nucleotidyltransferase domain-containing protein, with protein sequence MLSLRSQVTQKILGHFFLHEGNAMYVNEMCRRLDVDRGNLIKKLKELEGEGVLKSEWKGNQRYYFLNPSFPLLKEYKKIILKTVGFEHILRKTLQEVKGLRKAILFGSYAQDRMNLSSDIDLLAIGTHSTIDLQKKIAELQKAVDREINVISMSPQEYERKRKTDSLLKSIGKRKSIPIL
- a CDS encoding restriction endonuclease, translating into MGKQSKKKATGKSPYPRIVLLGWVGCIISISLLYTGGGLQSGGLAVLGVGLLLFSLFVVLVALVNHAGYKRQQMKEEREQKAKELGRKIDTLVASGDYGILENFVRKYRQMGCDEGNLIQRGYDKGNLVNLLVLLSRKGTKLDVEELTQVIHEEELRQDYENLKTKILSSKPKGLEQYVRSMLEVCGDSQEKYTDLFKRLLKENGVGFEEGQLAECVKNTIWEVELSRFEKNLANNAFQASQTESLDSASGVEFERFLKTLFEGMGYSVRQTKSTGDQGADLIVTRQGERTVVQAKRHQNKVTNKAIQEAVAAIKHYRADRGMVVTTSEFTRSAVELANSNAIELIDRRKLEELVRKFL
- a CDS encoding endonuclease; amino-acid sequence: MRGIIRKLLGGVMRGLGLLAAVCILACSQSAETQTLSHDMLDFGDRTVGARDSLSFWIYNDDDTLKVTDINNYESVFSVSDTSFVVAPGDSQKVWVYFQTNQNLNYQDVLLVENTGGDQTYPLTLKAQADYSSPYYDSTQGLIDEELKTAIFNLVNGHTDLGYNLARDRMFDTIDNVNGTVECVYIGQVINAVNRTEAQNQGFNTEHTWPQSLGAEGTAKSDLNHLFPTDAIPNNVRANYPFGKVVNPTWQNGGSKLGTDSYGSVVFEPRDVHKGDVARAMFYFSIRYNNPYSFLNQQEAILRTWNKDEPVSQKEANRNNAIQGYQGKRNPFIDHPEFPDRIKSISTSSPTTYAPEISVSPTNLEFESTLPNDSLDLKITIVNSGNSALSISSISSDSGVFKIIGSVSSVPAFSYAQITVRFKPESPEETYSGTISIDSDDSDESHISVPVSGESGSLVFVREESSSSGFLKDFYVSQNYPNPFGKNSNWSSTTVSYSLPGHGFVSIKVFNGLGQEIRTIFEGAQSAGSHFAIVDGSDLAAGVYYLQVKAGNHSQIKKITFVK